A segment of the uncultured Desulfobulbus sp. genome:
TCTTTGACAAGAGCAAGCCGTGAACGATCATCTATAGCCTGCTGCACTTCCTCGGGTGGAGTAATGGAGGTTATGTACAAGGCATCAAGAGCGAGCCCCAAACGGGCAAAATCCAGCTCCAAGCGTTTTTTCAACCCTGCTCCAATCTCATCGAAGCTGCCGGGCAAATCAAAGAGCGAACGAAGATTTTCCCCCAGATAGTCATTAAAGCGGGAAATAATTACCTTACGCAAAAAATCCTCAACCTCTTCGGTGGTAAAGCGTCCCATGGTGCCGGCCAGAGTGTTAATGAGCAGGACCGGCTGCACAATACGGATATTAAAGATGCCGTGGGCTCGAAGCCGGACCAACCCTAATTCCACATCACGAAAAGCGATTGGGTCACGGGTTCCCCATTTAAGATTGGGAAAGACCTTGAGGTTTACAAAAAACACCTCGGCGCGCAGCGGGCTTGTGCCTCCCCAGGGGGCGGAGAGGATTTTGGTGAGTATAGGAATATTCCCGGTTTTCAACGTATGTCGCCCAGCACCGTAGGCGTCACAGGCTTTTCCCTTATAAAAGAGAACTGCGGCCTGGGACTCGCGAACGGTGAGCTGGGCGCCAAATTTAATTTCCCCTGAACCCTGCTCCGGCAATCGATGTAGAAGTTCCCGGCCGCTCTCATCAAACCATTCCAGAGATTCCAGTACGAATATATTATTTACGCCCATTGTTTACTCCGATAATGGATAATGGTGAGAAACATGAGTATTTCATGAATCACAGATACAAGGTATTTGCTACGACCGGTAAGCGTATTATAGTGGTTTGATCAGCTTCGGTAAAAATGTTTTCTCAGGATACGTATTCCTCTGAGCAATGCCTGAGATTCACCAATAGAACACTTCTCTGCAACGGCAAAAAAGAATGGATTTTCAAGACGAATGGACGCTGGAATCCGCATTGGAGATTCTCCAGCACCCGACAGTGGACAGTAAAATATGGGCTGAGGCGGTGGAATGGTTACTGATCTTTGGCCCACCTGAAATCCAGGAACTCTTACAGAATGCCAGTGGGCATGCCACCAAGGAGAGTTTCCCCGAGCTGACCCCTCAAGGCTATGGCCCCGATGGAACTCCCTGCTACGATATCAGCGAGTTGGCGGCAAGCCTTGGGATCAGCGAAGAAGAAGCTCAAGAGAAATTGCAGGAGATGGAGGCCAAGCACGGTATTCAACACGGTTTTAGTGATGGTGATACCAGCACCTTACAATAATTGAACCACCGCCGAACAAGGGACCTAGTCAAACAAACAGCAATAACTCAGTGATTTAATAAGGGACCAACTCAAAAAGCCGCTTATGCGGATCAATCTGAATGTGGTAGTAGCGGTCCTGGGGCATGTAAATGTAGGGGATTTCTTCTTCCTGGCGGGTGAGAAAAGATGAAAGAATCATCCGATTGACCGCGCGGTGGCCGACAATCATGATATTTTCATCATAGTTGTTAAGAAAGAAGACCTTTTTCAGCCCTCGATGAACCCGATCTTCCATGGTCTTATACCCTTCACCATCGGGGTAGATGTAGCGGTACTTATTGGGCCCTCGAGCCCTGGCCACATGGGGCATGTTCCGCCGAATCTCCTCATAGGTCATCCCCTCACAGACACCTGCATGGATTTCGTTAAACTCGGGCAGGGCAATGATGGAGCAGGAATCTTGACGCTCTGCAATCGGAGAGGCGGTCTGCAAGGTGCGGACGTAGTTACTGGTAAAAATGATAGGAATGCGAACCGTGGCAAAATGCGCAGCCAGGGAGTTTGCCTGAGCCTGGCCCTTATCGGTAAGTTCGGAGTCTCCACCAATGCGATCTTCCCGGTTAAACACGGTCTCTCCGTGGCGAACAAGAAAGAGATTGCGCACTACCCGAGTGGTGATCACGTCTCGGATGCGATCATAATAGGGCAGGATATCGGTAATCTGCACCTGAAGGATACAGTTATCAAAGCTATCAATCAGAATACGATTCGCCTCGGTATCCAGGGGCTCATAAATAGATTCGTAATACTTGATCCGTTTCGTAAAACTCTCAAGAGCCTGTTCTGTACTCAGGTGACGAAATTCTTTCAGGCGAGCCTTACGCTCCAGGTTGGCCTCCAGGGCCTCCTCATCGGCGTTGAGGCATTCGATATAACACATAGGAATATCAGGAAAAGCCGTAGCCAGTCGACGCCTTCGCTCGCGAGTCACATTGGAGGCATCCATAATCGCGACATTGCCGCCTTCTTCCAAAAAGGCCTGCGCCTGTTCGATATTGATCCGGGAAATACGTTCTCTCAGTTCTTTGCCACGCTCGTTACTGGGCGAGAAAAATTCTGAAGAAGAGTTGTCTTCTCCGGTATCAAGCTTGCGCCTGAGTTCGCCGTTATTGAAAATTCGTACCCGTATTCCATCCAGTTCTAGGGTACGGCCCAGTTTTTTTGCCATGGTCGATTTTCCCCGAGCGGGCAAGCCAACCATCACCAGCACCAGTTTCCCTCGCATTGCTGCCTCCGAAGTCGTTGATGAGTGTATTTGTTGGTATTGTACGTATTGCCTAAAAAAATTGCAGGATTATTTTCATCAACATTCAATAAGGGTTACTGCCCCATACTCTCGTTCTTTCTTTCATGGTAATTCTCCTGCTTGCCGAGAAAAAGTTACTCTATGATTGTCCGCTTCTGCTTGCGTTCAGCCCTGCTTTACGATAGCTTGCTCCCCGGGCTTTTTATCCGTTCAGACAGCTTTAGGTTCAAAGTTGCAGACAATGCAGTAGAGTAGACTCTATAAAGTCGAAAAATACTGGAACAGATGCCGTTATTTGGGCTGATGAGTAGTCATCATGTTGCTGAAATTATGCTTCAATTTCTTTTATTACAAAAGACTGCTTCGGATAATTTTCATCCCATTACGACAAAATGTTTCTGAGAACTCCGGGCTCAATGTTTGAGCTCGCAATGCCTCATATATTTCCTTCTTTCGCTGGTTCGGCATTGCAATACACCACCATGTGGGTGGTGGATGGCTTTTGGGGCGTTGTATAGCCCCACGTGTTTTCAGCACGAGCCATTGTCTTCGAACTCGAAAAAACATGGCACAACCATGACCGCACAAAAAAAAGAAACCTTTCTTAAAGATTATACGCCTCCAGCGTACCTGATCGACTCTATTCACCTTCGGGTTGAGCTCTCACCAAACGCCACCGCGGTTGAGTCCAGGTTACAGGTTCGCCCCAACAATACGCACAACGCCCCTCTCGAATTAAACGGTGAGCGGCTTGAACTGGTTGGAGTTGAACTTAACGGCATCCAACTGGCAGCGGATCAGTTCAACTTCAGCGATGACCTGCTCACGATCCCAAACGTTCCCCTGGAACCTTTTGAGCTCACAGTACATACGCAAATTGATCCCACAGGGAACACTGCGCTTGAAGGTTTATATCGTTCTTCAGGAAACTACTGCACCCAGTGTGAAGCGGAGGGTTTTCGAACCATCACCTGTTTTCCGGACCGCCCAGATGTGATGAGTGTCTTCACCACCACCATCATTGCCGATAAAGCTGCCTGCCCGGTGATGCTCTCCAATGGAAACCTGATTGACAGTGGCGATCTGGTAGGTGGCCGTCATTACGCTACCTGGCACGATCCCTTTCCCAAGCCCTGCTACCTCTTTGCCCTGGTTGCTGGCGACTTGGTGAAAATCAGCGATACCTTTACCACCCGTTCCGGACGCGAGGTAGGGCTGCATATTTATGTAGAGGAGCGTAACCGCGAAAAATGCGGTCATGCCATGCGCGCCCTGCAAAAATCAATGCGCTGGGACGAGGAACGATTTGGCCGTGAGTACGACCTGGATCTCTTCATGATTGTCGCCGTGGATGATTTCAACATGGGGGCCATGGAGAATAAAGGCCTCAATGTCTTTAATTCCAAATATGTGTTAGCTCTTCCTGAAACAGCCACCGATGTGGACTATGAGGGAATCGAAGGCGTAATTGCCCACGAGTACTTTCATAACTGGACAGGAAATCGTATCACCTGCCGAGACTGGTTTCAGCTCAGCCTCAAAGAAGGATTGACCGTTTTTCGAGATCAGGAATTTACCGCTGATATGATCTCACGCCCGGTCAAACGGATTCAGGATGCCAACATTATTCGCTCCTTTCAATTTCGTGAAGACTCCGGTCCCATGGCCCACCCGGTTCGCCCCCCCTCCTTCGTGGAAATCAACAACTTCTACACCCTGACGGTATACAACAAAGGTGCTGAAGTCATTCGTATGCTCCATACCCTGTTAGGGCCCGATACCTTTCGCCGAGGGATGGATATTTATTTTGAACGCTATGATGGTCAGGCTGTAACCTGTGATGACTTTGTCAGTTCCATGGAGGCTGCCTGGGGTAAAGATTTGACCCAGTTCAAACGTTGGTATGCCCAGGCTGGAACTCCTGAACTCAGGGTTGAAACAGAATACAATCCCGAAAAAAAGCAACTGGTACTCACGGTTGGACAGTACTGTCCCCCCACACGTGAGGCACAGGAAAAACTGCCTTTCACCATGCCACTTGCCGTAGGACTCCTTGATGAGGAAGGCCTGCCCATCCCGGTAGGGACTGGTCGCACTGCGACCACCAGTGTGCTCATGCTGTCTGAGGAACGACAGCGCTTTACCTTTGACAACATTCCCAGCAAGCCAACCGTTTCCTTTTTGCGCAACTTCTCAGCTCCGGTCAAGGTGCGTTTTGAGCAGAGCGAAGAAGAACTGAGCAGAATGATGGCCTTTGACTCTGACCCCTTCAACCGCTGGGATGCCGGGCAAAAACTGGCCCTACGTTATCTCCTTGAACAGATTGATCATTTCCGTCAAGGACAAATAATCAGCGTTGATGAGCGGTTACTTGCAGGTATGCGAAACCTGCTTTTGGATCGCAACTCGGATCAGGCATTTCTCGCCATGGCCATGGCGCTGCCCTCGGAGAACTGGATCAGCCAACAAATGGAGATTATCGATCCGGTTGCGGTCTACAGTGTGCGCCAACAGTTTCGGGCCCTGATCGCTCAAACCCTGCGCATTGATATGGTGAAGTGCTATGACAGCCTGCACTCAACGGCCCCTTATCGTTACAGTGCTCACGAGGCAGGACGCCGTTCACTGCGCAACCTCTGCCTGGCTTACCTGACTGCTCCGACGCTTGCTGGTGAGTTGGAACCCTGCCTGCTCCAGCGCGGCAAGAACCAATACAAACAGGCCGATAATATGACCGATACCATCGCGGCGCTTGGCTGCGTGGTCAATGCTGATCTGTCCACCGGTCAGGAATTACTGGCTGACTTCCATGGCAAATGGCAGAAGGATCCATTGGTTATGGATAAATGGCTGATTCTCCAGGCTGGCTGCACCCTGCCTGGCACTTTGGATCGGGTTAAGGAGCTGACCACCCATCCGAGTTTTACCTATAAAAACCCCAATAAGGTTCGTTCGCTCATATCCACCTTCTGTGCAACCAACCATGCCCAG
Coding sequences within it:
- the pepN gene encoding aminopeptidase N, with translation MTAQKKETFLKDYTPPAYLIDSIHLRVELSPNATAVESRLQVRPNNTHNAPLELNGERLELVGVELNGIQLAADQFNFSDDLLTIPNVPLEPFELTVHTQIDPTGNTALEGLYRSSGNYCTQCEAEGFRTITCFPDRPDVMSVFTTTIIADKAACPVMLSNGNLIDSGDLVGGRHYATWHDPFPKPCYLFALVAGDLVKISDTFTTRSGREVGLHIYVEERNREKCGHAMRALQKSMRWDEERFGREYDLDLFMIVAVDDFNMGAMENKGLNVFNSKYVLALPETATDVDYEGIEGVIAHEYFHNWTGNRITCRDWFQLSLKEGLTVFRDQEFTADMISRPVKRIQDANIIRSFQFREDSGPMAHPVRPPSFVEINNFYTLTVYNKGAEVIRMLHTLLGPDTFRRGMDIYFERYDGQAVTCDDFVSSMEAAWGKDLTQFKRWYAQAGTPELRVETEYNPEKKQLVLTVGQYCPPTREAQEKLPFTMPLAVGLLDEEGLPIPVGTGRTATTSVLMLSEERQRFTFDNIPSKPTVSFLRNFSAPVKVRFEQSEEELSRMMAFDSDPFNRWDAGQKLALRYLLEQIDHFRQGQIISVDERLLAGMRNLLLDRNSDQAFLAMAMALPSENWISQQMEIIDPVAVYSVRQQFRALIAQTLRIDMVKCYDSLHSTAPYRYSAHEAGRRSLRNLCLAYLTAPTLAGELEPCLLQRGKNQYKQADNMTDTIAALGCVVNADLSTGQELLADFHGKWQKDPLVMDKWLILQAGCTLPGTLDRVKELTTHPSFTYKNPNKVRSLISTFCATNHAQFHAADGSGYAFLGDQICLLDELNPQIASRMITPLTQWRRYDSGRQQLICEQLKRIGDQPKLSDDVKEIVERSL
- a CDS encoding SPFH domain-containing protein; this encodes MGVNNIFVLESLEWFDESGRELLHRLPEQGSGEIKFGAQLTVRESQAAVLFYKGKACDAYGAGRHTLKTGNIPILTKILSAPWGGTSPLRAEVFFVNLKVFPNLKWGTRDPIAFRDVELGLVRLRAHGIFNIRIVQPVLLINTLAGTMGRFTTEEVEDFLRKVIISRFNDYLGENLRSLFDLPGSFDEIGAGLKKRLELDFARLGLALDALYITSITPPEEVQQAIDDRSRLALVKDMDNFVRMKAAMAMEKAAGAGGEAGAGMGLGLGMMMPAMFGQLQPQPGKAVRTSQNEVPCQECENLIPIKARFCPFCGHQQLVSQECANCGKNLPPNALFCPRCGQRTEERTPEILCPHCGTTNLPGALFCNQCGDKLS
- a CDS encoding 6-phosphofructo-2-kinase/fructose-2,6-bisphosphatase, whose translation is MRGKLVLVMVGLPARGKSTMAKKLGRTLELDGIRVRIFNNGELRRKLDTGEDNSSSEFFSPSNERGKELRERISRINIEQAQAFLEEGGNVAIMDASNVTRERRRRLATAFPDIPMCYIECLNADEEALEANLERKARLKEFRHLSTEQALESFTKRIKYYESIYEPLDTEANRILIDSFDNCILQVQITDILPYYDRIRDVITTRVVRNLFLVRHGETVFNREDRIGGDSELTDKGQAQANSLAAHFATVRIPIIFTSNYVRTLQTASPIAERQDSCSIIALPEFNEIHAGVCEGMTYEEIRRNMPHVARARGPNKYRYIYPDGEGYKTMEDRVHRGLKKVFFLNNYDENIMIVGHRAVNRMILSSFLTRQEEEIPYIYMPQDRYYHIQIDPHKRLFELVPY